AGCAACAAGAGGAGCAGACTTGGCTTTCGATTGAGTCAAATGATTGCAGCGCACAAATGTTGAAATTCATGCTAAATCCATGGAGGTTCTGGTCCGTTTCACAATGCTCTACCACAATGCAGTCCAAAGGAGATTCATCTCACTTTCCATGAAAGACGTAGAAGAGAAATTAATAAAGACAATGATAGCAGAATCAATGTTATTTTTTCTATTCTAGTTGGTCTCAAAATTATTCATAGACTACGAAACATGAACTCCTTTAGTTTGGCTATGGCTTGTGAGAATTCTATTCCTACGAGTAGTGGTATTTCACTTACCACTAACTCTAGCTTGTACTCCTCTTAGGCACTGGTAGCCTAAGTTTTTCAATTAGAAAAAAGATACTATAAGTCCGTAACCCATAATTTCGCATATTatccttactttttttttttattttatttttttatttttgtgactTTGCGAGTCCTCCCGGCTAATAAGCGTAGCTCCATGACAGGACTAGATTAAAATGGAAACCGAAGaagtaaggaaaaaaaaatcgatgtagaAACGAATCTTGAACATCTCCAAGTATTAAGTAGCAACTCGTGGGTGACGAGAATATACGACAACAAAGAACGAATAAGTTGTCGGCCCCGGAGTAGTCCATGTTATTTGTTGTTTTGGTAGACAGTTGGTCATGGGTAAGAATAACACTTCCAAAATGGTATTGGTGACCACACTTTCCTTTCTCAAGCATTCCAAGGTTCAAATATTATTTCCCACAATCCTGTAATTGATCTgtaaggttcaaatattatttCCCACAATCCTGTAATTGATGGGTGAAGTTCAGTCTACACCACTCCTTGTTTACAAAAACCAACACCGTTCAGGCCCTCAATAACATCAGTGAAGTCAAGGGGATACAATGGATGGGGAAAGAAAAAAGATAATATGATCAGCACATAGCTTTACACGATGTTAACAGGGCATGGGGAAACAaatttacatatatataaaatGACCAAACCAATTCATCCAGATGACATCcgaagttttggggttttactcATCCAATATACTACAATTTACGAGCTTAGAATTTGGAACACAAATCTTTGAAATGAAATTATACCAAGTTAAATCCAATACGACTATGACAGTGACAAGAAGTTCAAATGAGACTGTACAATCAACTAATCATCTTCAATCCCACTAAAAATGAGTCTCTCTGACTTAATTTAAGCTCACTTTTCCACAGAGCAGTGCAAATCTACCTCTGCAATAAACTAAAAATCTTCAATccaactgaagatgaatccatcTGACCTCATTTAAGCTTATTTATTTACTAGCATAAACGCAAACAAGGTACCACATGAGGCATGAAACTCATAGTGATACTGAAACGATATCAACTTGTTCCATCAGGAATGGAACATGTAATCATGCTTACACGGAAATGCATGTAATCATGTTTACACAGGAATGTTCATACGCCGAGTGAGGAGAATAACTATGAGTTTACACATGAGGCATGAAACTCATAGTGATACTGAAACGAGATCAACTTGTTCCATCAGGAATGGAACATGTAATCATGCTTACACGGAAATGCATGTAATCATGCTTACACGGAAATGCATGTAACCATGCTTACACAGAAATGTTCATACGCGAGTGAGGAGAACTATAGGATGGCACACAGAGCCAGTAAATGGAACGCCTCTGTATATCCAAACTTGGACACATGGCGCTCTAGTATGATAACTAAGAATCTTTTACTCAACAATCAGCAAAGCATCAAATGACTAACCACTTCAGTTCAGATTTAGAATTGTAAAGGAACATCTAGTTTTAAAACCAAGCTACAAGCTAGGGTAACTATTAACAAAGGTTTAGAGCAGAAAGTAATCAAATAACTAGGGTACCAGAAACATGATCCAAAAAGAGAACAGTACTTCACCCTGTAACGATGAAAATGTTGAAGTTCAAATTCTAATAAAACTCTAATATGCAAGTCACTCAGTTTCAAAGAGCATTCATATATACAACGATTTTATTGGCAGCAAGAAAATCGCCATAGCTCCATTCATAAGAAGGCAGTCACGCTGACATAATAAATACTCCTATACACTGAAACTATAGAAGCCCGCAGAACGCTCAAGGATAGTAAGACGGATGGCTAGTTGGGGGTAAACCCTTAACATTAAAACCTGCTGCGGAGTGGTGATGAGTTGGCGGCAAAACATGAGGACCACCAGCCCCACCATGAGCAGCCGCCACTGACCTTTCATAGAGAGCATTTGAAAGATGATGCTCAAACGAATAAAGTTGGGACCTAGATGGGCTTAGGTTTAGCCCATAATTGAGTGAACTAGACCCAGCACCATAAGGCCCCGGTGCACCTGAACTACCCGAATACTGGGAACCAGACAAATCTCTATAATGGTGGGCCGATGAAGGGCCTACACTGTAGTGGTGAGCCGATGAAAGGGCGCCACCAAGGTATGGTGACACTCTATCTTGGCCATGTAATAACATGCTAGAAGGGTGATAATACTCAGCTTGGCTAGGTGGTGGTTCATAGTAGTCAGCTTGACTAGGTGGAACACCAACACTCTTCGCACTGGAAGGTAAAGCCTGAGACGATGGTGGTCCTCGAGAACGCTTATTTCCTGTATGTTGTTGTTGACTGGAACCAGCTGTTGTGCCACTACGCTTGTTTCCTGAATGTTGTTGTGGTGGTTGTGCCTGTTGTTTCTGTAGTTGCTTACCAACAGCTGCTGGGACATTAGTTgctcttttctttgaagataattGCTTTTCCAATTGTGAAATATGAACATCTAGCCCCTCACGTGGGTATTCAGCTTCGAGTTTGTGCTCTTCAATGCACTTGACTATAGCTTTGAGGGCAGAGATTTGTTTGGCTGTCGCCTCATTCTGCATAAAGTTAGGCATAATGATGAACACAAGATCAACAACAATGGTGAAAGAAAACATCAAAAGCAAATTGATTACTACAAAATTATATGAAGTATTATGAACACACCTGCGCTTGAAGAGATTGATTTCCTTTCTGCCGTACATCGTCAGCGAGCTTCTTTGCATgttttttatatgattttagaAGGGGTATTGGCGGAAACATTCCCACCAGTTCAAACGCATAAGCAAACTTGACACCTTCAAGGTGTCTTCCTTTCTCAATAAGTTTACGGATGAGATCTGTGagaaggtaaaacgaaggtagTAGGTCTCAGACTATTTTAAAACAGAAGTTTGATCATTGAGACCTAGATCACAAATCACATAGCCAACAGTAATAGTTGCTAGACTAACATAAACCAACAAAGGATGACAGCCAAAAACTAGGGTGTAACTCATTAGACAAAGATTACGAATCAAACCAGATAACATTGTCGGAAGATACGAGAAGAAGATTACACAAATTACTATTTCAGTATTAGTTTGAGGCAAAAAAAGCTCAAGCGACATAGAGTGTACAAGCTAGAGAAGACATCACAAATGTCTGATGCTGTAACTGCTCAAGGAAACATACTCAAAATGCAGGATTGCAGCAAGGTATGAAGCCACTCAGCCACTCAGTCCTGAAAGACGCAACTTACTAGCTAGTATCATCACAGGCACCAATCATAGgacatactaattgaaaaagaaaGCATGTGAGTAACAATACCTAAGACAATTTTAGAAAAGATATGATTTCAATAAAGGCAAATCAAAGAAAAACAACACTGGCTGCacctataaaaaaataaaaaaggcaaACAAGTCATCTAGTTCATTGCATACACACCATCAAAATAAAAAAGTAACATGAGATCGAAAAACATAGTAATACACTTGTCAAAAGCAAAATATACGTCTCATAGCCATTCCAACGAAGTGATTGCAGCAAAGCTACTCCTCAAGGCAGTGTATATGGGATTGCAATATAGAAATTTTCCAAGGAAGTGAAAACCGAGATATAATTACAACTTACAAGCTTCTATGGTGGTGATTACAGAAAAGTCTGCATATCTAAATGGCGTGGTCCGCTATGTACAAGGGTTTTCCTTTTGAAAAACACAAAAATGTCGGATATAGAGGGGAGGCAACCATCATGAAGTGCGTTCCACATTCTCACATTGAAACAAATGAAACAGAACAAATCATTGACATTCAAAAAGACCTATGGACGATGCTTAAAAGATGTGAGCCAATACATTACGGCCTGTGAGAACCGCTTGGAAGAAACTCCAAAAAACACTCCAACAGCTCCCCGAAGATTTTCAAAAATCCATTTGCCATTAACACTAGCCACAATAACTAACCTACCTAACAGGTACCTAATCACACTATACCATCATACACTCATGTATTTCTACACTAAAATGTAATACTGACACTACTACCCAAAAACACATATAGCAGGCAACTGATATATACCTACAAAGATGATAGATTATTACAGGCATCCAAGTACTGAAGTACTACAGATTTATATAGATAAATCATAATTTTATCGTTTTATCAGGCTCAAGATCACAATCAAAGTCCATACAAaacacagaaaaaaaaatcatccatgCGAATTCAGACGCAAACAAAATTAGCtataaattacataaaactgcGAACTATGAACCaaggaaaaataaattacttGAACAAGTATAGAATTCAAGAGATTATTACCTGGAATTCTATCTGTGAAGCCAAGAGAACGACATAAATCAATCGCCTGCTTTCGCTTTGCAATAGAAACAACTAAATCAATAAGCTCATTTGCATCAAAAGAAGATACAAGGTGATAAGTTGCTAACAGTTGCAAAAAACCTAATCGTTCTAAAGGATTATCCTCTCCTTTAGAAAGCTTTCCTTTCCACTCAATTGCCACTTGCATTGCTTTCTCTTTGATTTGAGGTTTAATTTGTGGAGAAATATCATATAATTTCTCCAATAGAAGAATGCAAGTTCTTCTCGTAGCTGCCACTTCTCCATCTTTATCACCTTTAGAATTTGGGACAAAAAACCCTACCATTGAATCTAAAACAAGTTTTGCTGGATCAGGTGCAAGTTTAAGAGCAGCACCAACTTCATGAATAGCACTAACATCTTTACGattgttcataatatatgttcTTAACCCTATACCATTCATATTACTACAGAGAGACTTGAATTCAGGACGAGGAACAATGGTTTCAGAATTATTATCTAATTCTTTCTCCTCTTTCACAACAACTAGTTGTTTATCAAGAGATTGTGATTGTGATCCGTTCATTGATGATACTTTCTCTTTCGATTTAAGCTCATTGAAACGTTCATCAATCGATTTCTGTATCGATTGAAAGTGTTCTTCTAAATCCTTCCATTGAAGgacaaaagaagaaagaaaagatgaatgagattgAAGATCTTCGAAAGCTTTAcgaagattttcttttttcttattagCGGATTCTAAAGCAGTTGATATCGACTGCATTGACGCCATTACCGCaaacaaaaaaccaaaatttcagAGAGACAAACTTCGATTGAAAAAAAGGAAACTCAAACCCAAAATCAAAACCTAAGCAATAATTCTAAGCGATAAGAAATCCCCTATTCGATCGGAAATCTTAACCAAACAGAAAAATTTTCTACTGTAAAACCTAAATTGATAACTAAAACCGAAACCTTGTAAAAACTGGTTCTTTCTTTAGTATCATATTATATCGCTGTTTTTTAACCTGTGTCTGTTTTGGCCGTTGGATTATATAAGATCTGGCCGTTGATATGAAACTGGATACTACGCGTCAGAACAGAAAATGGCCCACTTGATATACTCCGTATGCAATTAGAAATAAGACGCCtaactagggctgaacatggtgtcggttaaccgttggaaaccgaccgaaccagaccaataagaaagaaaccgaacaaaaccatttagatttggattggtttggtagaaaaaattgaaaaaccgacattactggtttggttttggtttgacctgaaaaccgaaccaaaaaccattggggaaccgattaatttttaaacttagtttttactgtcgatttaaaagtattagattctacccattgatttagaggataaatagaaaccctaaatctaatatttcattatgatactcttcctctttctctttctctcaaccgcctcccttctccacccccaactacaactgctgctactcgacttttttcttcctgtcttccttcttttttatttgtcaataactaaattaagatatattatatatcttctttcgatctctagaattagagtaagctttaactattcttgatttttctttttttgtctgtatatttgtgtaaaccaatactatcggcaactacgattttttatctgtaaatttgtgtattttttttttggtttgacataattattggttaaccaaaaaccactgggacaaaccgaaatcaactggaaccatttggaaaccgaaccaatggttaatggattggtttggtttagatttttagaaaccaatagtattggtttcggttttggtttggctagaaaccgaaccaaaaccgaccatgaacagccctacgcCTAACCGTGACTTCTCGTTCAACCCCTTCCCCTGTAAATGAAGACGGAGGTCTATTCAAATAAACAAGTTTATATATTCTCTCGTGTGTTTTCTCGAAAACAGaagaacagaaaaagtttgtggcTCGATGTCAATAGATACTGAATCAGAGGTGTTCGTCGAGATTGATCCAACTCGTCGGTATGGACGATACGATGAGCTATTGGGTTCAGGTGCAGTGAAGAAGGTTTACAGAGGATTTGATCAAGAATCAGGTATAGAGGTAGCATGGAACCAAGTTGAATTAGGAGATTTTGTTAATGATAGAGGAATGATCGATAGAATTTTCGC
This is a stretch of genomic DNA from Papaver somniferum cultivar HN1 chromosome 1, ASM357369v1, whole genome shotgun sequence. It encodes these proteins:
- the LOC113302672 gene encoding FRIGIDA-like protein 3, producing MASMQSISTALESANKKKENLRKAFEDLQSHSSFLSSFVLQWKDLEEHFQSIQKSIDERFNELKSKEKVSSMNGSQSQSLDKQLVVVKEEKELDNNSETIVPRPEFKSLCSNMNGIGLRTYIMNNRKDVSAIHEVGAALKLAPDPAKLVLDSMVGFFVPNSKGDKDGEVAATRRTCILLLEKLYDISPQIKPQIKEKAMQVAIEWKGKLSKGEDNPLERLGFLQLLATYHLVSSFDANELIDLVVSIAKRKQAIDLCRSLGFTDRIPDLIRKLIEKGRHLEGVKFAYAFELVGMFPPIPLLKSYKKHAKKLADDVRQKGNQSLQAQNEATAKQISALKAIVKCIEEHKLEAEYPREGLDVHISQLEKQLSSKKRATNVPAAVGKQLQKQQAQPPQQHSGNKRSGTTAGSSQQQHTGNKRSRGPPSSQALPSSAKSVGVPPSQADYYEPPPSQAEYYHPSSMLLHGQDRVSPYLGGALSSAHHYSVGPSSAHHYRDLSGSQYSGSSGAPGPYGAGSSSLNYGLNLSPSRSQLYSFEHHLSNALYERSVAAAHGGAGGPHVLPPTHHHSAAGFNVKGLPPTSHPSYYP